Part of the Primulina huaijiensis isolate GDHJ02 chromosome 15, ASM1229523v2, whole genome shotgun sequence genome is shown below.
CGATTGAATCGGTCAGCTGTGGCGTGCCAATAATGCCTTCTTCAAACTTAATCTGCAACAGTCGTATAGAAAAATGATGAACACGTACTGAAATCTTTCATAAAGGGATTGATCAAATGGGTTAGCCTAAAATGTATTCTTTTCCACAAAGAAACAATTTATAACATTTTCACAAGAAGAATTCTCGACAAGCTTTAGAAGAACGAAGTGAACCTGCACACGCTTAGGACTTCGAACTTCGAACTTGGCGTTGGTGGTGATTGAAGTGGTTGCCAATGGACCGGAAAAGATAACTGAATTCTGGACCGTGAAATTAACCGAGTCGATGGTTTGTGATATCTCTTCAACCTTCGCCAAGGGTAGCGGCACACCCGTCGATAACAAAGGAAACAAGCCTCGGTATGAGGTGTACCTGCAGTCTCGCAGACAGGGATCGAAGAATTACTCAATACTTGACCTCGGAAAACAACTCTCTACCAATTGCAGAATTTAAAGGTAATTGGCAGTGTTAGGCCACTCCTTCCAAGATTAACAATGCTTGAATTTCTTGACAAATCAATATAGTATTCATCAACCAGAATAAGCCAAGAAACATCATCGACAGGCAAAATTCCAACCCCCAAAAGATGAAAAAATACCTAGAATTTGGTGCCCATTTCATGTAAATGACACACAAGAAGAACATATATTCATTCTCTCTAACAAGTACACAAAGCCAAAGGGCTGTGAAATTTTCTTTTACAAGCAAGTTATTCATAAAGAAACGAAAACTTACGCGAGGATCCACTTCCCGTTGAGCTTATTCAAGGCTTCGGTGGGTGCGGGGGTCGGATTTTTGGACTCGAGCTGCGTGATAAGCTCGACAATCTCGGCCCTTGTTTCACTACTCGCACTCAGTCCCCTGTTTGTTCCGTAGAAAGAGTCCACCAATTGTTTCTTCAACACCTCAATCTCAGCCGGTTCCTTCGAAGAAGCCTCCTTCAACACCGCCACTCCTGGCGCTAACGGTTCCCTTTCCGGTCCCCACTCATCATCGCTCACCACAGCCCGTACGCTTAAATCCAGCTTCACCTTGGTCGACTTGTTCACTGAAAGCGACGGCAAATTCACGCGATTAGCAAGAAAGGTAGCGGTCATGAGAATAAACTGCGAGTTCTGGTGGGATTTCTGCGGCGGTTTACAGGGGAAATGGTTGGTTGAAGTAATCGACGCCATGTTTCTTGATGAGATTTCAGAATGAAATCGAATAGGAGAAGACAAACCAGTGCGAAATCGAGAATGGAATTTTCACGTGGACTACTTTAATATTTATACATTGTTAAT
Proteins encoded:
- the LOC140960559 gene encoding light-induced protein, chloroplastic, encoding MASITSTNHFPCKPPQKSHQNSQFILMTATFLANRVNLPSLSVNKSTKVKLDLSVRAVVSDDEWGPEREPLAPGVAVLKEASSKEPAEIEVLKKQLVDSFYGTNRGLSASSETRAEIVELITQLESKNPTPAPTEALNKLNGKWILAYTSYRGLFPLLSTGVPLPLAKVEEISQTIDSVNFTVQNSVIFSGPLATTSITTNAKFEVRSPKRVQIKFEEGIIGTPQLTDSIELPENVEFLGQKIDLSPLRGLITSVQDTASTVARTISSRPPLKFPIPRTNSESWLLTTYLDSELRISRGDGGDIFVLVKEGSLLLST